Below is a window of Marispirochaeta aestuarii DNA.
AGGGATCTCCGGGATCTGCCGAGAAACGCCTCTGTTTACATGGGAATTGACCGGAATCGATACAAATTGAGGTTCTTTGAAACAGTATTCAAGGATGTATCACAACTCTATGAGAAACATGTCCTGGGGACATAAATATAAAGGAGAGAATCGTATGAAAAAACTTGGCATGATGTCGCTGCTGATTATTCCAATCGGAATAGCCATCAATGTGGTTTGTCGGCAGGTAACCCAAATGCTCGCCCTGCCTATTTTCCTGGATACCATAGGCACGGTCCTGGTAGGTGTATTGACCGGGCCGATAGGGGGCATGATAACCGGACTGCTTACCAATGCCGTACGGGCTGCGACGGTCAACCCCGTTTCGCTGTATTTTGCTCCCGTCAGCGGTGTTATCGGTCTTATCGCGGGACTGGCGTCGAAGAATAATTTCTACTCAAACTGGATTCAGATTTGTATTGTAGGATTGGTTCTTGCCCTTGCCGGCGTAGTCACAGCCACGCCCATTGCGGTTATTGCTTTCGGCGGCGCTGATGGCAGCGGAAGTTCCATTGTCACAGGCTTTTTCCTTGCGACAGGCAAGGGTATCTGGCAATCAGTATTTTCTTCAAAAATAATTACGGAGACAGTTGATAAAATTCTTTCGCTGATTGTCGCCATTGTCATCATAAAGAGCGTACCGGAAAGTACGCTGGTAAAATTTCCTCTTGGAATGAATAAAATTCAAATAAAGAAATCATAATTGTAGAGGTTCCTCGAGGCGCGCACCTGAAACCAGGGGTGTACGCCTTGAGGTTCAGCTGATGTTTTTGCGGAGCCTGGGGAGAATCTGAATTGAATTCGAAAAGCTGTCTATCGAAATTGTATCCCGTATCCAAGCTGACTGCAGCTCTGGTCATCGCCCTTACCGGGGTCCTGATTCAATGGGATCTTTTTGGCTATGTGGTGGTTCTGCCCCTGCTGTTTATCCTGGCGGCGGCGGACGGAAAGTTAAAAAGTTTCTTCGTAAAGATGTACGGAATGCTTGTTTTCCTTGCGATAACCATCTTCCTTATAAAAGGATTGTTTCATCCCTCGGAGGATATTCTGTTCTCGTTCTGGATAATAAAAATCAAGACCGAGGGAGCCAGAGATGCCCTGAGACTGATATCGCGGGTAATCAGCATAGCCGGGGCGCTGCTGCTGTTTTTCGAGACCACAGACCTTGAGGATTTTATGGTATCTCTCGTCAAGCTCGGTATGCCGTATACCGCTGCGTACATATTCTTATCCACCCTTCAGATTGTTCCTGATCTGATTAAACGGAGCAAAACCATCATGCAGGCCCAGAGGGCAAGGGGAATCGAGACCGAGGGGAATGTGCTGGTACGGACAAAAGCCTTTATTCCGGTTATCAGTCCTCTGATAATCTCCTCGATCACTGAAATCGAGGACCGGGTAATAACCCTTGAATCCCGGGCTTTTTCCGTAAAGGGAAAACGGATATTTCTTGTGGAACCGAGGGCTGGAGCGGTCGACTATATGATCGGCGGTGTTTTCCTTCTGGCCTTTGTAATCTTTCTATGGATGAGGTATTTCGCATGAAGGCCCTGGAGATACGAGATGTGTCGTTCCGGTATCCGATCGGCAAAGATTTTGTTTTGAAGAATATATCCTTCTGTGTTGATCACGGAGAATTCCTCGCAGTTGTCGGTGCGAACGGTGGGGGAAAAACCACCCTCTGCAATATTCTGCGTGGATTTATTCCGGAGTTTCAGAACGGCTGTGATTTCTCCGGTGAAGTCCTCATCAACGGAAGAAAGATCTCCGATTACAGCAGCGGAGACCTGGCGCGAGAGGTCGGCTTTGTTTTTCAGAATCCCTTTATTCAGATCAGCGGAGTAAAGAAGACTGTATTTGAAGAGATCGCCTTCGGTCTCGAGAACCTGGGAACGCCGAAAGAGGAAATGAGAAAAAGCGTAACGGATATTATCGAACTCCTGAGAATCGGAGATTTGAAGGATAAGCATCCCGCTGAATTGTCAGGAGGACAGCGGCAAAGGGTCGCGCTGGCATCCGTTCTTGTGATGAATCCGGACATCCTCATCATCGATGAACCGACGTCTCAACTGGACCCCCAGGGAACTCAGGAAATCTTTGATATTATCAGAATCATGAAGGAACAGAATAAAACGATTATTCTTGTTGAGCACAAGATCGACCTTATCAGCGAATACGCGGACAGGGTAATTCTTCTGAATGATAAAGGCATACTGATCGATGATACGGTGGATGCCGTACTCTCGGATAAAATCCTGTTGAACAACGGGGTCCCCATGCCGGAGATCGCGGAAGTTGCCGATATGTATCTTCAGTTAAAAGAAAAGAAAACAGATCGACTGCCTGTAAATATGGAACAGGGAATACGGTTCTTTCGGGACAGCATGGGGGAAGTGAGTTAAATGGAAGGTATCCTGGCGGAAAATATCACCTTTTCGTATCCTGACGGTTACACTGCGGTGGAGGATGTTTCTCTGCATATCAGTGCGGGAGAAAGTGTCGCGATTGTGGGGCAGAACGGGGCCGGTAAGACGACCATGGTAAAAATGTTCAATGCCCTTCTGAGACCGGCATCCGGAAGAATCCTGATCGACGGAAAGGATATCGCCGGTATGAGCACAGCGGCGGTATCCAAATTCGTAGGGTATGTGTTTCAGAATCCGGGGGATCAGATCTTCAACAATACAGTGTACAACGAGATCGCCTACATATTGCGGTATAACAAGTGTGATGCCGAGACACTGGACTCTCTTGTCCGGGATGCTGCTGAACTCTGCGGTATATCGGAATACCTGTCCATGAATCCCTATGATCTGCCCTTTTCATTACGCAAGTTTGTGACCATCGCGGTTGTAATAGCCATGGGATCGAAATATATCATTCTCGACGAACCGACAGCTGGTCAGGACCTTGATGGTCTACACCGTCAGAGGGATATCATTCAGGAGCTGGTTGGTCGGGGAAAAACGATTATTACAATTACCCACGATATGCGTTTTGTCATAGAAAATTTCCAGAGGGTAATTGCCATGGCGGACAAACGTATTGTCGCCGATGCTCCACGGGAAGAACTGTTCTGGGATTTTGACGTACTTGAAAAATGTTCCCTCAAGCAGCCGAGGATTGCCGATCTGGCCCGGAATCTTGGTTTTCCGGGACGCATAATCAGCAAGAAAGATTTTCTTGATCATGCGACGGAGGGAGAAAAAGCGGAATTCTGCAGTAATCAAAGAACGCAGTAAAATATCGCCCGGCCTTCAGGATCTTTGTATATTAGAAGAACAATAATCATTCTGGAGGCTTACTATGAAAAAGAATATGGGTACCCTGGACCGCAGTATTCGAACGATTCTTGCCCTGCTTGTGGCCGTTCTCTATTTTACCGGTCAGATCAGCGGGACTGCCGCAATCATCCTGGGAATAATTGCTGTGGTTTTTCTTCTTACAAGTATTGTTTCTTTTTGTCCCCTGTATACCTTTCTTAAGATCGATACCACTGGAAAAAAGAGGGAATAAAGGGATATATTTCTGCACGTACTACCACCCTTCAGCTTGAAAGGCGGTTATTGTGGATTTTTACAAGAACCTTCCTGCCGGGGTATTTATCGGCTCTGTAAGCGC
It encodes the following:
- a CDS encoding YgaP family membrane protein — its product is MKKNMGTLDRSIRTILALLVAVLYFTGQISGTAAIILGIIAVVFLLTSIVSFCPLYTFLKIDTTGKKRE
- a CDS encoding energy-coupling factor transporter transmembrane component T, with amino-acid sequence MNSKSCLSKLYPVSKLTAALVIALTGVLIQWDLFGYVVVLPLLFILAAADGKLKSFFVKMYGMLVFLAITIFLIKGLFHPSEDILFSFWIIKIKTEGARDALRLISRVISIAGALLLFFETTDLEDFMVSLVKLGMPYTAAYIFLSTLQIVPDLIKRSKTIMQAQRARGIETEGNVLVRTKAFIPVISPLIISSITEIEDRVITLESRAFSVKGKRIFLVEPRAGAVDYMIGGVFLLAFVIFLWMRYFA
- a CDS encoding energy-coupling factor ABC transporter ATP-binding protein, which codes for MDEVFRMKALEIRDVSFRYPIGKDFVLKNISFCVDHGEFLAVVGANGGGKTTLCNILRGFIPEFQNGCDFSGEVLINGRKISDYSSGDLAREVGFVFQNPFIQISGVKKTVFEEIAFGLENLGTPKEEMRKSVTDIIELLRIGDLKDKHPAELSGGQRQRVALASVLVMNPDILIIDEPTSQLDPQGTQEIFDIIRIMKEQNKTIILVEHKIDLISEYADRVILLNDKGILIDDTVDAVLSDKILLNNGVPMPEIAEVADMYLQLKEKKTDRLPVNMEQGIRFFRDSMGEVS
- a CDS encoding ECF transporter S component, translated to MKKLGMMSLLIIPIGIAINVVCRQVTQMLALPIFLDTIGTVLVGVLTGPIGGMITGLLTNAVRAATVNPVSLYFAPVSGVIGLIAGLASKNNFYSNWIQICIVGLVLALAGVVTATPIAVIAFGGADGSGSSIVTGFFLATGKGIWQSVFSSKIITETVDKILSLIVAIVIIKSVPESTLVKFPLGMNKIQIKKS
- a CDS encoding energy-coupling factor ABC transporter ATP-binding protein produces the protein MEGILAENITFSYPDGYTAVEDVSLHISAGESVAIVGQNGAGKTTMVKMFNALLRPASGRILIDGKDIAGMSTAAVSKFVGYVFQNPGDQIFNNTVYNEIAYILRYNKCDAETLDSLVRDAAELCGISEYLSMNPYDLPFSLRKFVTIAVVIAMGSKYIILDEPTAGQDLDGLHRQRDIIQELVGRGKTIITITHDMRFVIENFQRVIAMADKRIVADAPREELFWDFDVLEKCSLKQPRIADLARNLGFPGRIISKKDFLDHATEGEKAEFCSNQRTQ